A window of the Callospermophilus lateralis isolate mCalLat2 chromosome 7, mCalLat2.hap1, whole genome shotgun sequence genome harbors these coding sequences:
- the LOC143404103 gene encoding putative vomeronasal receptor-like protein 4, with the protein MDQRFSYVAVRNAFYPQAGIGIAANTLLLCLHTAAVLVGIKPRLTDLPVTHLALTHILMLLTMGLLVSADIWETQDIPGDFKCKMLVFLNKVMRGLSICTTCVLSVLQAITISPSGSWLAHFKLKSTNPILALLLFLWVLTMSTYSNLLFYTVATPNKTQSGLLFVTECCSYLPISHIHKPFFLTLMTCRDVFFVGLMVLSSGYMVLLLYRHTQRSQHLHNSRFSPKSSPEQRATQSILLLICCFAIMYCTDSLISMAIGLTWTNNSMLVCVQILVANGYGTVSPLVLIAADTQLTKILNLHVGRRVTF; encoded by the coding sequence ATGGACCAACGGTTCAGTTATGTTGCCGTAAGAAATGCCTTCTATCCCCAAGCTGGCATTGGGATTGCAGCAAACACCCTTCTGCTTTGCCTCCACACTGCTGCTGTCCTTGTGGGCATCAAGCCCAGGCTCACCGACCTCCCCGTCACCCACCTGGCTCTAACACACATCCTCATGCTCCTCACTATGGGCCTTTTGGTATCTGCAGACATTTGGGAAACACAGGACATTCCAGGTGACTTCAAATGCAAAATGCTTGTCTTCCTGAACAAGGTCATGAGGGGACTCTCCATCTGCACCACCTGTGTCCTGAGTGTGCTTCAGGCCATCACCATTAGTCCCAGTGGCTCCTGGTTGGCCCACTTCAAACTGAAATCCACAAATCCCATCCTAGCATTATTGCTTTTCTTGTGGGTCCTCACCATGTCCACCTACAGCAACCTGCTTTTCTACACTGTGGCCACACCCAATAAGACCCAGTCTGGGCTTCTATTTGTCACTGAATGCTGTTCCTATCTTCCCATAAGCCACATCCACAAGCCATTCTTTCTCACCTTGATGACATGCAGGGATGTCTTCTTTGTGGGACTCATGGTTCTCTCCAGTGGGTACATGGTCCTTCTTTTGTACAGACACACACAGCGGTCCCAGCATCTTCACAATTCCAGGTTCTCTCCAAAATCCTCTCCAGAACAAAGGGCCACTCAGAGCATCCTGCTGCTGATCTGCTGCTTTGCCATCATGTACTGCACAGACTCCCTCATTTCAATGGCCATAGGCTTGACATGGACTAATAATTCCATGCTGGTGTGTGTCCAGATACTTGTGGCCAATGGCTATGGCACAGTCAGTCCTTTGGTGCTGATCGCTGCTGATACTCAACTAACAAAAATACTCAACTTACATGTGGGAAGAAGAGTCACCTTCTGA
- the LOC143404102 gene encoding putative vomeronasal receptor-like protein 4, producing the protein MDQHFSYVALRKAFYPQAGIGITANTILLCLHIATVFMGHKPRLTDLPVTHLALTHILMLLTMGLLVSTDIWETQDIPGDFKCKVLVFLHKVMRGLSICTTCVLSVLQAIPMSPNGSWLANFKLTSRNPIVGLFVLLWALTMTLSSNLLLCTVATPNKTQPGLLFLIDHCSLLLMSYRHRSLFLALVALRDLLFLGLMVLSSAYIINLLHRHKTQAMSLHTSRFSPRRSPEERATYTILLLINCFEVLYCVDSIFSLIVVMTWTGDPILLCLQMLVANGYGTISLLVLISADTRIIKIVQTKWREKVQLLAKLM; encoded by the coding sequence ATGGACCAACATTTCAGTTATGTTGCCCTAAGAAAAGCCTTCTATCCACAGGCTGGCATTGGGATCACAGCTAACACCATTCTGCTTTGCCTTCACATTGCCACGGTCTTTATGGGCCACAAGCCCAGGCTCACCGACCTCCCTGTCACCCACTTGGCCCTAACCCACATCCTCATGCTCCTCACCATGGGCCTTTTGGTGTCTACAGACATTTGGGAAACACAAGACATTCCAGGTGACTTCAAATGCAAAGTACTTGTCTTCCTGCACAAGGTCATGAGGGGGCTGTCCATCTGTACCACCTGTGTCCTGAGTGTGCTTCAGGCCATCCCCATGAGTCCCAATGGCTCCTGGTTGGCCAACTTCAAACTGACATCCAGAAATCCCATTGTGGGGCTATTTGTCTTGTTATGGGCCCTCACCATGACCCTCTCCAGTAACCTGCTCCTCTGCACTGTGGCCACACCCAATAAGACCCAGCCTGGTCTTCTGTTTCTTATTGACCACTGTTCCCTTCTGCTCATGAGCTACAGACACAGAAGCCTCTTTCTTGCCTTGGTGGCATTGAGAGATCTCTTATTTCTGGGTCTGATGGTTCTTTCAAGTGCATACATTATAAATCTTTTGCATAGACATAAAACACAAGCCATGTCTCTTCATACCTCCAGGTTTTCTCCACGAAGATCCCCAGAAGAAAGGGCCACTTACACTATTCTGTTGCTCATCAACTGCTTTGAGGTCTTGTACTGTGTGGACTCCATCTTTTCACTGATTGTAGTCATGACATGGACTGGTGACCCCATCCTGTTGTGTCTTCAAATGCTTGTGGCCAATGGCTATGGCACCATCAGTCTTTTGGTGCTGATAAGTGCTGACACACGCATAATAAAAATTGTGCAAACCAAATGGAGAGAGAAAGTTCAGCTTCTGGCTAAACTGATGTAA